Within the Salvia hispanica cultivar TCC Black 2014 chromosome 4, UniMelb_Shisp_WGS_1.0, whole genome shotgun sequence genome, the region TCCAACATTATCGGGTTTCTAATGAGTCAACCCAAGAAGAACACGAAGCCCAATAATTTTTGGCCcaaacaattaatttcatattagtTTGTGTCTAATTTTTGTGttgtattgaaaattattaggTACCAATTGgaaatattattgattttagaTTGAGACCATTTCCTTACTCCATTTGTATAAACATTGCACCCATTTGTGTTGTCTATGTGGTTGAAGTATAATTTGATAGCATGAATGTATTAATTGCAATTTGTTGTAAATCGGACTCAAAATTTTAGAGCACTGCAATATggtttaaatttcttttaatttgaaaattgaccGTTCAGTGTTTGCTTGCATAGGTTTGATTGTTTGAAGTTCAGATTTGGATATACACTTCAATGCTAAGATTCACAATTATTGAGGGATTTCGAAGCTTATTACTCCAgttattatcaatttaatcaTCGAATGACTGCAAACTAATTGGTGGTGATTAGATtatacatgcataatatttcatcaatgtttcaaattggtaaatatttatacattcCTTTAAAAAAAACGACGCTAGTTTTAATCCCTTCATcttgaaaaaattggattgGAAAAATATCAATCACATTAACTATCTATCAGCTAGTGTACAATGTGGATGGAAACAATCAAATTCAACCTACAAATCTTGTACCTCCTCAAGGGAAGAAAATTGTGCATCGATTCGGCAAAGAGCTTCTTGATCAATTGTGAGTTGATTTACCCACTTCGGTGTGGGGAAAAGGGAATCTTGTGTGATACAGGAATCATCATTTTCCCGCTCGCCTTCAGCCTCCGCTTTGCTCTTTTTCGTATTCCACGGAACCACCTGAGATGCCATCTCCCGACACGCTTTCAGCTCATCCCCATTTTGTGATTTGTTTAACTTATCAATGAGATCATTTAAGGCTGTGGCTTTCTCGCCCTCTCCTTCTGTATCACTGACGTCGCCCAGCTTTCTTACTTTCTTCAATCCTTGATCTACAATGTGTTGAATCCTTTTTCTCAAGTTGTCAGTTGTTGCTGGATTTGATCTGAGCTTCAACTTCAAGTGACGAACCATCGTGTCATTGTTATCGCCATTGGAACTCAACTTCTCACTAGAAGACTGCTCATCAGACTCAGAGATCACACGGAAAACCTCTTCCAGTAAACCAACATTTTGCATGTATCGATCAAAAGTTACACTCTCTGCTTCAATATTTTCATCCCTAAATTCTTTCAACTTCGAGAACCTCCATTGGTTGATGACTTGTGCATCCTGACCATGTAAAGAAAATACGAAAGGATTTTAAGCCATGAATAGATTATTTCAATGGATAAAGTTTCTCACCTTTTTAGTCAATGGCTTCCTTGACTGAAATGGTGTCTGTACGTTACTGAACTGCGCAAAGTTGTTAGAAAGTTGGCGAAGCCTGTGAAAATTCCTGTAATAAGGAAATAACTAGTTTTAAGGATGTTCAATAGAAGATTAAAGACTAAATCGGTTAGCCTAAGCTACACAGATTCAAACTTCAACTCCCATGATTAACAACTTCCTGGCTTCCAGcaactaaaaaataagtaaaaagaGCTATACAATGTGAAGTGGAAGATGCATGATAAAGCATCAAACAAACatagaaaaatagataatgaggtaatctcatctttcttactttggTAATATCAAGCactataatactcccttcgtcccactgaagatgacccattactaaaaatgtaaacacatttatctctactttattcctaCTCTCTTAATccctccacttaacacacaaaataaaattgcataaaatcccgtgccacccaaggaaggggtcatcttccttgggagttgggacggagggagtactagacATTTATATTCAGTATAAATATATCTACAAATAGATCAAATATAAGGGCTGACAAGGGCAGCCAACTTGCAATAACTGTGATGCATCTTGAATAAACATGAAAGATAAAACACAATGACACATAGAAAGAAATCTTGTACATGGATTATGCTAAACAACTAGATTTGCAACTTACCCTGAATGAGATGCATCAGACGATTGCTGGCCAAAGAGAGGGGAGCTGGTAGAGGGCAGTTTGTCTGGTAAGGATGAGTTTCCTTTCAACACTGcaaatacaattataattcaatgACTTGAGTATGTATAGTTGAGCTTGTAAGTATTGGAGAAAAGAAGCAATGTTTTCAACTAACCCTCTGCCAGAATGAGAAAGAGAACCCCACCCAATATGGTTCGTGGTTGATCTAGGTTAGGTACTATACTTTTGCGGATCTTTATACCCTAGAAGAGGCTTCCACGAGGAGGTAATTAGGTATTAGATCCACCAAGAACCTATGGCTGTCTATCTGCCTCCATTGGTTTAGCCACTAATTTGCACATCATCTTCTCTCCTTGAGAGTAGAAGCATATCCATACAGATTAAAATCCACAACATAAACCCCAGAtcatttggaaaaaatttctttattaataTACTATCTTCTGTGATCCTATCACATTTCTATCAATGTGAACAGTGCTGAAGAATTTTGTTCACCGGTTTGAAAATTACTTAATTTGGTATCAGACACAGTCCAGTGCTAACGACACAGCACAGAGCAATATTAAATACTTACCACATTCAGATAACATCAAAAAAACAAGCTTTAAATTCTAGTGTCTTAATGATGAGATAAATCTTACCAAAAGATGAATAGTGAAGAAGGGAATCATGAACATTCATCTTTCTGATGAGTGTTCTTTTAAGTTTAGGATTGAAGGAAGTCAATATTCAActatttcttttcttagaTATGAGATACTACAGTTTTTAATGTTGTGAGAGactcacaaaaattaaaatcctaatcaAAGGATTGTAGCATGAGACTGGATTACCATACCATGTATATGACAAGGATTTTGTGCCTTTGCACAGCAGTTCTTGCATGACTGGTATGGACATCTGCACATTTGACACACATCAAGAATATTAGCCAGGACACAGGGAATCAGTTATGAACTCAATAGATGGAATAGAAAATTGTATGCAACATCAGCAAACACGGAGCAAActtgaaaatgatattttcatatatgtaAACAGTCAACCACATCtatacaatttttgtttcaaAGGGAAGAAATTTACCGCAGATAGCAAACTAAATTTTAAGCTGCAACTCTTTGTATCTATAGTTGGAGTCTTTGGGGAAGGGACAAAACATCAGCTTCTCAATCATGCATCGAGGTGTTGTATAATTTATGAGataagtagtactcctactataatactccctccgttccatagtaatagaggcattttatcattttggtacgttccatagtaatagagtcatttccctttttagtaaaagtcaacacatttttccacacctactttactctctcttacttttttctctcttcatctctctacctttttcagtttccactttattctccctttacttaactcacctaacacattttttcttaatctccgtgccgaaaagaaatgcctccattactatggaacggagggagtagttccATAGCAGTTAAAAGGAGCATCCTAGAGGCTAGA harbors:
- the LOC125219637 gene encoding uncharacterized protein LOC125219637 encodes the protein MVASSPVKSSSAATDVAAPPSSKSLRGLNKPKCIKCGNVARSRCPYQSCKNCCAKAQNPCHIHVLKGNSSLPDKLPSTSSPLFGQQSSDASHSGNFHRLRQLSNNFAQFSNVQTPFQSRKPLTKKDAQVINQWRFSKLKEFRDENIEAESVTFDRYMQNVGLLEEVFRVISESDEQSSSEKLSSNGDNNDTMVRHLKLKLRSNPATTDNLRKRIQHIVDQGLKKVRKLGDVSDTEGEGEKATALNDLIDKLNKSQNGDELKACREMASQVVPWNTKKSKAEAEGERENDDSCITQDSLFPTPKWVNQLTIDQEALCRIDAQFSSLEEVQDL